One Pirellulales bacterium DNA window includes the following coding sequences:
- a CDS encoding Lpg1974 family pore-forming outer membrane protein, translated as MQSRAARFCFLAVVSCLFPTATGRAQDAPESDIQRRLTELEQQVASMQRPAQARLTSTYDVPALPPDAQGEEQTAGGCLPGWKLPAWNCRPALVGQDFLNTGCRQCGVVFGSELLFLHPTATNGDLPGASASVLAQVGILPPTAIVNFNVHNSFQFDTAPRFWLGYVTRSGLGFRVQYWEFRHSSDTEFLDPIGLTTFGGAMRFRTFDWEATQQVDYRRWRMLFFGGFRYGEIRQSETFNILGTLANYQLSQAFNGIGLTGGVNLNRSLFNSKQFSWYTNTRGSILFGDRSYNFQAGTDIVIPTFAGANFKLSGDTLGILEIATGPQWQKPLKRGGQFFVRGGFEGQLWLNAGTIDNTPVDTSLGNIGFGGFSVATGIVR; from the coding sequence ATGCAGTCTCGCGCCGCGCGCTTTTGTTTTTTGGCAGTCGTGTCGTGCCTGTTTCCCACAGCGACAGGACGTGCGCAGGACGCACCCGAGAGCGACATTCAGCGGCGTTTGACCGAGCTGGAGCAGCAGGTTGCTAGCATGCAGCGACCTGCCCAGGCCCGGCTGACGTCGACCTACGACGTGCCCGCGCTGCCCCCGGACGCGCAAGGTGAAGAACAGACTGCCGGCGGCTGTTTGCCCGGCTGGAAGCTCCCCGCGTGGAATTGCCGGCCGGCTCTGGTGGGCCAGGATTTTCTCAACACCGGCTGCCGGCAATGCGGCGTGGTCTTCGGCAGCGAGCTGTTGTTCTTACACCCGACGGCCACCAACGGCGACCTGCCCGGCGCATCGGCCAGTGTCCTCGCGCAAGTGGGAATACTCCCCCCCACGGCGATCGTTAATTTCAACGTCCACAATAGTTTCCAATTCGATACCGCCCCGCGGTTCTGGCTTGGGTACGTCACGCGATCCGGGCTGGGCTTCCGCGTTCAATACTGGGAATTCCGCCACAGCTCGGACACCGAGTTCCTTGACCCGATTGGATTGACAACGTTCGGCGGCGCCATGCGCTTCCGCACGTTCGACTGGGAAGCGACCCAGCAGGTCGATTACCGCCGTTGGCGCATGTTGTTCTTCGGCGGCTTTCGCTACGGCGAGATTCGCCAGTCCGAAACGTTCAACATCCTGGGAACGCTGGCGAATTATCAGCTAAGCCAGGCCTTCAACGGCATCGGTCTGACCGGCGGCGTCAACCTGAATCGTTCGCTTTTCAATTCCAAGCAGTTTAGCTGGTACACGAACACGCGCGGCTCGATCCTCTTCGGCGACCGTAGCTACAACTTCCAGGCCGGAACGGACATCGTCATTCCGACGTTTGCGGGCGCCAATTTCAAGCTTAGCGGCGACACGCTCGGCATCCTCGAAATTGCCACCGGCCCGCAATGGCAAAAGCCGCTGAAGCGCGGTGGGCAATTCTTCGTGCGCGGCGGCTTCGAAGGACAATTGTGGCTGAACGCCGGCACGATCGACAACACACCCGTTGATACGTCGCTCGGCAACATCGGCTTCGGGGGTTTTAGCGTCGCGACGGGCATCGTGCGATAG
- a CDS encoding right-handed parallel beta-helix repeat-containing protein codes for MLLRPRPATAGPQTAEEHRGHDARPALLRLVVFSLAMALCSVFTTAARGQTIVTDTGAPTSSFMAPLSMPGLQPFWLGYVGADRGLGFQGQYFSAGGLFPITTDMMDGTWFVDGRAHVSTNYGNFFSNIGIGRRQYVDFLNSIAGISGWYDYDGDAYQNYGFRYNQLGVSAELFNPVCDFRFNGYFPIGNTAHVLNQFQQNYLLYVNGIDTALQGADTKFSVRPAILGPLNGYIDLGGYWFHSPAVQGFGGFSTGFGVQPLPGLAVNMEVNHDEVFGTTGFVRVAFGLRGSPGNTRLGTRLLEPTRRNDHIVRFNQQPEIATNPNTGTAYNVIHVDNAAAAGGNGTAEHPFNTLSAAQAASAVNDIIYVHRGNGTTAGYDTGIVLKNNQMLLGSGNSYVIQTTEVGPFLLKAISQSGPDISNPNGAGITLANNDRVGGITISTADVGILGNNFTNTILEQNTVFGGLIDGIQLNNAAGTIDIFNNSIQQNAQDGIHLVGGTATFDVAGNTVDSNVRNGIFFDNAHGTATVDDNTLGSNGRGNWGGVQIAQTSGEMDAEIKNNTIQYNTEGIYINAAGTGTVVNANIHDNPQISHQQGDGIQISSITGATADFNIHNNPNISFNGFPEGIGVGRTTAGGAGIRLYTSDAVMGGIIANNSIVGNAGTGEIPISEASGIHGLFSGDSVTSFIITNNIVDGQGTYPANNSPAGEGVWLDYEVTNSIVQNVLVTNNQIINSRAEGFCLTTGFFNTSPGPVTAVVDATFDNNIFANNFFSGVRIKEFGIGSMRVTFTNNHITNNVSPNSPNQGSPIFGNDAGLSIDLEHGSLSGFISNNVIDANGLTPNSLGGTPRATNISGIAATVNNDARMGLQITGNEIDGNQQFGISLTDNNISNPGPTGSATMGVIIRDNMLMENGGNAGVQALTPNIGVPPGPNVSLLAIELTHNESSQQYLFVNQQGVTPNTAKINYADGGLNTGTIRTTGSVGTVTAVTVPAADLLIAPLLLFP; via the coding sequence ATGTTGCTGCGCCCCCGGCCTGCCACGGCCGGGCCGCAAACCGCCGAAGAACATCGCGGCCACGATGCGCGCCCGGCATTGCTACGCCTGGTCGTGTTTTCACTGGCCATGGCGCTGTGCTCGGTTTTCACGACTGCGGCGCGCGGGCAAACAATCGTCACCGATACGGGCGCTCCCACGTCGAGTTTCATGGCGCCTTTGAGCATGCCGGGGCTGCAACCGTTCTGGCTCGGCTACGTCGGCGCCGACCGCGGCCTCGGTTTCCAGGGGCAGTACTTCTCGGCCGGCGGATTATTTCCGATCACGACCGACATGATGGACGGAACGTGGTTCGTCGACGGCCGAGCGCACGTCAGCACCAACTACGGAAACTTCTTCAGCAACATAGGCATCGGCCGGCGGCAATACGTCGATTTCTTGAATTCAATCGCCGGCATCAGCGGCTGGTACGATTACGACGGCGACGCTTATCAGAATTACGGCTTCCGCTACAACCAGTTGGGCGTCAGTGCGGAATTGTTCAATCCAGTTTGCGATTTCCGCTTCAACGGCTACTTCCCGATCGGCAACACCGCCCACGTGCTCAATCAGTTCCAGCAGAATTACCTGCTGTACGTGAACGGCATCGACACCGCCTTGCAAGGGGCCGACACCAAGTTCAGCGTGCGGCCGGCGATTCTCGGCCCGCTGAATGGCTATATCGATCTGGGCGGCTATTGGTTCCACTCACCGGCCGTTCAAGGCTTCGGTGGTTTCTCGACCGGCTTCGGCGTTCAGCCGCTGCCGGGTTTGGCCGTCAACATGGAAGTCAACCATGACGAAGTGTTCGGCACCACCGGATTCGTCCGCGTGGCCTTCGGCTTGCGTGGCTCGCCGGGCAACACCCGGCTCGGCACACGCCTGTTGGAGCCGACCCGCCGTAACGATCACATCGTGCGCTTTAATCAGCAGCCCGAGATCGCTACGAATCCCAATACCGGCACGGCTTACAACGTGATCCACGTCGACAATGCGGCCGCGGCAGGGGGTAACGGCACCGCTGAGCATCCGTTTAATACGCTATCCGCGGCGCAAGCCGCCTCGGCCGTCAACGACATTATCTACGTGCACCGCGGCAACGGCACGACGGCCGGTTACGACACGGGCATCGTGCTGAAGAACAACCAGATGTTGCTCGGCAGCGGGAACAGCTACGTCATCCAGACGACCGAGGTCGGGCCGTTCCTGCTCAAAGCGATTAGTCAGTCCGGACCGGATATCTCGAATCCGAATGGCGCCGGCATCACGCTGGCCAACAACGACCGCGTGGGCGGCATCACGATCAGCACGGCCGACGTCGGCATCCTCGGCAATAATTTCACGAATACGATTCTCGAGCAGAACACCGTCTTCGGCGGTTTGATCGATGGGATTCAGCTCAATAACGCCGCCGGCACGATCGACATCTTCAACAACTCGATCCAGCAAAACGCTCAGGACGGTATCCACTTAGTCGGCGGAACAGCGACCTTTGACGTCGCCGGAAATACCGTCGACAGCAACGTCCGCAATGGCATCTTCTTCGATAACGCCCACGGCACGGCGACGGTCGACGACAACACGCTGGGCTCAAACGGCCGCGGCAACTGGGGCGGCGTGCAAATTGCCCAGACGTCAGGCGAGATGGACGCCGAGATCAAGAACAACACGATTCAGTACAACACCGAAGGCATCTATATCAACGCCGCCGGCACCGGTACCGTGGTTAACGCGAATATCCACGACAATCCGCAGATCTCGCATCAGCAGGGCGACGGCATCCAGATTTCGTCGATCACCGGAGCTACGGCCGACTTCAACATCCACAATAACCCGAACATAAGCTTCAACGGTTTCCCGGAGGGAATCGGCGTGGGACGCACCACGGCCGGCGGCGCAGGCATCCGCCTATACACGTCTGACGCTGTCATGGGTGGCATCATTGCCAACAATAGTATCGTCGGCAACGCCGGCACCGGCGAGATACCTATCTCTGAGGCTTCCGGTATTCACGGTCTGTTCTCGGGAGATAGCGTTACGTCGTTCATCATTACCAATAACATCGTCGATGGCCAGGGGACTTACCCTGCCAACAACTCGCCCGCCGGCGAAGGTGTTTGGTTGGATTACGAGGTCACGAATTCCATCGTGCAGAACGTCCTCGTTACGAACAACCAGATTATCAACAGCAGGGCAGAAGGATTCTGTTTGACCACGGGCTTCTTCAATACCAGCCCCGGTCCGGTCACGGCCGTCGTCGATGCGACATTTGACAACAACATCTTCGCAAACAACTTCTTCTCCGGCGTGCGCATCAAGGAATTCGGTATCGGTTCGATGCGCGTGACGTTTACCAACAACCACATCACGAACAACGTCAGCCCGAACAGCCCCAATCAAGGATCACCGATCTTCGGCAACGACGCAGGCTTGTCGATCGATCTCGAACACGGCAGTCTCTCCGGCTTTATCTCGAACAATGTCATCGATGCCAACGGCTTGACGCCGAATTCCTTGGGCGGAACGCCACGCGCGACCAATATCAGCGGCATTGCCGCCACCGTAAACAACGACGCCCGGATGGGTTTGCAAATCACGGGCAACGAGATCGATGGCAACCAACAGTTCGGCATCAGCCTGACGGACAACAACATATCGAACCCGGGCCCGACCGGATCGGCAACGATGGGCGTGATCATTCGCGACAACATGCTCATGGAAAATGGCGGCAACGCGGGCGTTCAGGCGCTGACGCCGAACATCGGCGTCCCGCCGGGGCCGAACGTTTCGCTGCTCGCCATCGAACTTACGCACAACGAATCGTCGCAGCAGTACCTGTTCGTGAATCAGCAAGGGGTCACGCCCAATACGGCCAAAATCAACTATGCCGATGGTGGCTTGAACACCGGAACCATTCGCACGACGGGAAGCGTCGGTACCGTAACGGCCGTTACGGTTCCGGCCGCCGATCTCCTGATCGCTCCGCTATTACTGTTCCCGTAA
- a CDS encoding membrane dipeptidase has protein sequence MRLIFDSHLDLAWNALAYNRDQTETVDEINAREQGMDPAGGRGHATTSLPEMRSGRVAVCLGTLLARAKRHVQPAAGHRRIDLDYGTQSIAYAIAQGQLAYYRLLEAQGEMQMIGTRRELDAHWKRWEADPTARLPIGNILAMEGADPIVDPAQVDEWFAAGLRSVMLSHYGPSHYSVGTGDNGPLTPRGIAMLKEFERVGMILDVTHLSDQSFFQALDHFAGPVMASHNNCRALVPGDRQFSDEQLRLIIERGAVIGVVCDAWMLTPGWKIGVTRPERLTTAALADQIDHICQLAGNAEHAAIGSDLDGGFGTEQTPGDLRTIADLQKLAPLLTERGFSDSDINGIFHGNWLRFFRRWLPA, from the coding sequence ATGCGACTCATTTTCGACTCCCACCTCGATCTTGCCTGGAACGCGCTGGCTTATAACCGCGATCAGACGGAAACGGTCGACGAGATCAACGCCCGAGAGCAAGGCATGGATCCCGCCGGCGGCCGCGGCCATGCCACGACCAGCCTGCCCGAGATGCGCAGCGGACGCGTGGCCGTCTGCCTGGGCACGCTTTTGGCCCGGGCCAAGCGTCACGTGCAGCCGGCGGCCGGGCATCGGCGCATCGATCTCGATTACGGCACGCAATCGATCGCCTACGCGATCGCGCAGGGGCAACTCGCCTATTATCGGTTGCTCGAAGCGCAGGGCGAAATGCAAATGATCGGCACGCGGCGCGAGCTCGACGCGCATTGGAAGCGGTGGGAAGCCGATCCCACGGCCCGATTGCCGATCGGCAATATCCTGGCCATGGAAGGGGCCGACCCGATCGTCGATCCGGCGCAGGTCGACGAGTGGTTCGCCGCCGGCTTGCGGAGCGTCATGCTCTCGCACTATGGGCCAAGCCATTATTCCGTGGGCACCGGCGACAATGGTCCGCTTACGCCGCGCGGCATCGCCATGCTGAAAGAATTCGAGCGGGTCGGCATGATCCTCGATGTGACGCACCTGTCGGATCAGAGCTTCTTCCAGGCACTGGACCACTTTGCCGGCCCGGTGATGGCCAGCCACAACAATTGCCGCGCCCTGGTGCCGGGCGATCGTCAGTTTTCCGACGAGCAATTGCGGCTAATCATCGAGCGCGGCGCGGTGATCGGCGTGGTGTGCGACGCCTGGATGCTCACGCCGGGCTGGAAAATCGGCGTCACGCGCCCTGAACGGCTGACGACGGCGGCGCTGGCCGATCAAATCGACCATATTTGCCAGCTGGCGGGCAATGCCGAACACGCCGCGATCGGTAGCGACCTGGATGGCGGGTTCGGCACCGAGCAAACGCCCGGCGACCTGCGAACGATCGCGGATTTGCAAAAGCTCGCGCCGCTCCTGACCGAGCGTGGATTTTCCGACAGCGATATCAACGGGATCTTTCACGGCAACTGGTTGCGGTTCTTCCGCCGCTGGCTGCCCGCATAG
- a CDS encoding glutathione peroxidase produces the protein MSTIYDIPLTTIDGQAESLTGYRGQVLLIVNVASRCSFTPQYAGLEALYRRHKDQGFAVLGFPCDQFLHQEPGSEAEIQGFCSSTYDVTFPMFAKVKVNGPQAHPLYQYLKRAKRGLLGTQSIKWNFGKFLIDRAGNVVRRYSMFATPERVEHDVAALL, from the coding sequence ATGAGCACAATTTACGACATTCCTCTCACCACGATCGATGGCCAGGCAGAATCGCTGACGGGCTACCGTGGCCAGGTGCTGCTGATCGTCAATGTTGCCAGTCGCTGCAGTTTTACGCCGCAATACGCCGGGCTCGAAGCGCTCTATCGCCGCCATAAGGATCAGGGGTTCGCGGTGCTCGGTTTTCCCTGTGACCAGTTCTTGCATCAGGAACCAGGCAGCGAGGCCGAGATTCAGGGCTTTTGCTCAAGCACCTACGACGTGACGTTCCCGATGTTCGCCAAAGTGAAAGTCAACGGTCCGCAGGCCCATCCACTTTATCAATACCTGAAAAGAGCGAAGCGTGGCCTGCTGGGCACCCAAAGCATCAAGTGGAACTTCGGCAAGTTCCTGATCGATCGGGCCGGCAATGTCGTGCGGCGGTATTCGATGTTCGCGACACCTGAGCGCGTCGAGCACGACGTGGCTGCCCTGCTATGA
- a CDS encoding thioredoxin family protein, whose translation MLRTLSTIIACLVATAASAGEFNGVLNIGDSAPAWTDLPGTDGKSHSLADLKDKKTVVVVFTCNSCPVARDYEDRIMALAKQNPQDVAVVAINVNRGAEDSLAKMTERAQERGFPYLYLADETQNIGRAYGASATPDFFVLSPDRKIVYMGSLDDNNDAASAKVNYVADAVRAALAGTKAATGETFARGCGIRYARQRSK comes from the coding sequence ATGCTTCGCACCTTGAGCACGATAATAGCCTGCCTCGTCGCCACTGCTGCCTCGGCTGGTGAATTCAATGGCGTGTTGAACATCGGCGATTCCGCCCCGGCCTGGACTGACTTGCCCGGCACGGATGGAAAATCGCATTCCCTGGCAGATTTAAAGGACAAGAAGACCGTGGTCGTTGTCTTTACTTGTAATAGTTGTCCGGTCGCCCGCGATTACGAAGACCGCATCATGGCACTCGCGAAACAAAATCCTCAGGATGTGGCCGTGGTGGCCATCAACGTGAACCGCGGTGCCGAGGACTCGTTGGCGAAGATGACCGAGCGCGCCCAGGAGCGTGGGTTCCCGTACCTGTACCTGGCCGACGAAACTCAGAACATCGGCCGCGCTTATGGTGCGAGCGCCACGCCCGATTTTTTCGTGCTGTCGCCGGATCGCAAGATCGTCTACATGGGTTCGCTCGACGACAATAACGACGCGGCGTCGGCCAAGGTCAACTACGTCGCCGATGCGGTGCGGGCCGCGCTCGCCGGCACCAAGGCGGCGACCGGCGAGACGTTCGCCCGCGGTTGTGGCATTCGCTACGCGCGGCAGCGCAGTAAGTAG
- a CDS encoding dihydrodipicolinate synthase family protein, translating to MSDTAKLSGVLPVVQTPYFEDESIDFDTLHREIDWLLTAGASGVVMAMVSETLRLSTIERRQMAEHVCQAAAGRGAAVISVGAESRHAATALARHAEQCGATALMAIPPIATAALTDELLEYYRALLRAVQIPVIVQDASGYVGRPLPIVTQAQLFDEFGPERVMFKPEAAPLGPNLTALREATHGRARVFEGSGGVALVDSYHRGIVGTMPGAELIRAMVALWQALVRGKESNIYRLSLPIGALVQLQTGLDGFLAVEKYLLVKQGIFKNTVVRGPVAFRLDEETRREVDRLFELVCEAVSETATAS from the coding sequence ATGAGTGACACCGCGAAATTGTCCGGCGTGCTGCCCGTCGTGCAGACGCCCTATTTCGAGGACGAGTCGATCGATTTTGACACCCTGCACCGTGAAATCGACTGGCTGCTAACGGCCGGGGCCAGCGGCGTCGTCATGGCCATGGTTTCGGAAACTTTGCGGCTCTCGACAATCGAGCGCCGGCAAATGGCCGAGCACGTCTGCCAGGCCGCGGCCGGACGCGGGGCGGCCGTCATCAGCGTTGGGGCCGAAAGCCGGCACGCGGCAACTGCGCTTGCCCGGCATGCCGAGCAGTGCGGCGCCACGGCGCTTATGGCGATTCCGCCAATTGCCACGGCCGCGCTCACCGATGAGCTGCTCGAGTACTACCGCGCCTTGCTGCGCGCCGTGCAGATTCCCGTCATCGTGCAGGATGCCAGTGGCTATGTCGGTCGCCCATTGCCCATCGTCACACAGGCCCAGTTATTCGACGAATTCGGGCCCGAGCGGGTGATGTTCAAGCCCGAGGCCGCGCCGCTGGGCCCCAATCTGACGGCGCTACGCGAAGCCACGCACGGCCGGGCGCGCGTCTTTGAGGGAAGCGGCGGTGTGGCCCTGGTCGACAGCTATCACCGCGGCATCGTGGGCACCATGCCGGGCGCGGAATTGATCCGCGCCATGGTCGCGCTCTGGCAAGCCCTGGTGCGCGGTAAGGAATCGAACATTTATCGGCTGTCGCTGCCGATCGGCGCGCTCGTGCAGTTGCAAACCGGCCTCGACGGGTTCTTGGCCGTGGAGAAATACCTGCTCGTCAAGCAAGGGATTTTCAAGAACACGGTCGTCCGTGGACCCGTCGCCTTTCGCCTTGATGAGGAAACGCGCCGCGAGGTCGATCGGCTTTTCGAATTGGTCTGCGAGGCGGTGAGCGAAACGGCGACCGCCTCATAG
- a CDS encoding inositol monophosphatase family protein yields the protein MALIAEFGKICERAARAGGQVLREHAGRVEAREKKPADLVTEADVASQRTIRDTILAEFPGHGFLGEENESIPPGPDGLRWIVDPLDGTTNFVHGIPEYAVSIGLEQNGKLVVGVVYAPVYDACYLAAAGEGAFLNREPLKASRTTDLSQAVVATSFPPRANRNATEVQRFLEVLPRCRATRRTGSSALNLCSVAAGRFDAFWSYDTKPWDVAAGALIVREAGGILTGPGGGDFNVLEASFVAAATRQLHRELCQVLATAGPGK from the coding sequence ATGGCCTTAATTGCTGAGTTCGGAAAGATCTGCGAGCGCGCCGCCCGCGCTGGCGGGCAGGTGTTACGGGAACACGCCGGTCGAGTCGAAGCCCGAGAAAAGAAACCAGCCGACCTCGTCACCGAGGCCGATGTCGCCTCGCAGCGCACGATCCGCGACACAATCCTGGCCGAGTTTCCCGGCCACGGGTTTCTCGGTGAAGAGAATGAATCGATCCCGCCAGGCCCCGACGGCTTGCGATGGATCGTTGATCCCCTGGACGGCACGACCAATTTCGTACACGGCATTCCCGAATATGCCGTTTCGATCGGTCTTGAGCAGAATGGCAAGCTCGTCGTGGGGGTCGTATACGCTCCGGTTTACGACGCTTGTTACCTGGCGGCGGCGGGCGAGGGAGCCTTTTTGAATCGCGAGCCGCTCAAAGCCAGCCGCACGACGGATCTCTCGCAAGCCGTTGTCGCTACGAGCTTTCCACCGCGGGCGAACAGGAATGCGACCGAAGTCCAACGATTCCTGGAGGTTCTTCCCAGGTGCCGGGCCACCCGGCGCACGGGCTCGTCGGCTTTGAATCTGTGCTCTGTCGCGGCTGGGCGTTTCGACGCGTTCTGGTCCTACGACACCAAACCGTGGGACGTAGCCGCCGGAGCGCTCATCGTCCGCGAGGCCGGGGGAATCCTGACTGGGCCCGGCGGGGGCGATTTCAACGTCCTGGAGGCCAGCTTCGTTGCGGCCGCAACCCGGCAATTGCATCGCGAGCTTTGCCAGGTGCTAGCCACGGCAGGGCCAGGGAAATAG
- the rmuC gene encoding DNA recombination protein RmuC codes for MESILSLALLFVGLILGAAVAWFVARLRTSHAQLLARGAADAEIASLTERARQREQSIDELRRTAAEREQELNATRGLVGQWQNKCTQLTTLLEEERRQTREKLALVDDAQRKLTESFKALSAEALRSNNQSFLDLARTSLEKFQESAKGDLEKRQQAIVELVKPVRESLDKVDGKIQELEKAREGAYQGLTEQVKSLFDSQKDLRSETANLVKALRAPVVRGRWGEIQLRRVVEIAGMLDHCDFYEQQSTEGETGRLRPDLVVRLPGGKSIVVDSKTPLAAYLEAVDAADDDLRKTRLQDHARQVRQHLNDLGKKSYFEQFDHAPEFVVLFLPGEAFFSAALEHDPALIEVGVEQRVIIATPTTLISLLRAVFYGWRQERLADNARQISQLGAELYKRVSDMAGHLTKLGKNLGAAAKSYNEAIGSLETRVLVTTRKFRDLQAAAGADDLDVLAPIEVATRSPQAPELCGDDDSVILSLPRADRVDAAHATSDVASSSGKRPLPAAEERR; via the coding sequence ATGGAGAGCATTCTTTCGCTGGCGCTCTTGTTCGTCGGCCTGATCTTGGGGGCGGCAGTCGCCTGGTTTGTCGCCCGCTTGCGCACGAGCCATGCGCAGCTACTGGCGCGCGGCGCGGCCGATGCCGAAATCGCCTCGCTTACTGAACGAGCGCGACAGCGCGAACAGTCGATCGACGAGCTGCGCCGGACGGCCGCCGAGCGCGAACAAGAATTGAACGCAACGCGCGGGCTGGTCGGTCAATGGCAAAACAAGTGTACGCAGCTCACGACACTGCTTGAGGAAGAACGCCGTCAGACGCGTGAGAAGTTGGCGCTGGTGGACGATGCCCAGCGCAAGCTGACCGAATCGTTCAAGGCGCTATCGGCCGAGGCACTGCGGAGCAACAACCAGTCGTTTCTCGACCTCGCGCGCACCAGCCTGGAAAAATTTCAGGAGTCGGCGAAGGGAGACCTCGAGAAGCGCCAGCAAGCAATCGTCGAGCTGGTGAAACCGGTCCGCGAATCGCTCGATAAAGTCGACGGCAAAATCCAGGAGTTGGAAAAGGCACGCGAGGGGGCGTATCAGGGGCTGACCGAGCAGGTGAAATCGCTCTTCGACTCGCAAAAGGACCTGCGCAGCGAGACGGCGAACCTGGTCAAAGCACTGCGGGCGCCGGTCGTGCGTGGCCGCTGGGGTGAGATTCAACTGCGCCGCGTGGTGGAAATCGCCGGCATGCTCGACCATTGCGATTTTTACGAGCAGCAGTCGACCGAGGGAGAAACAGGACGCTTGCGTCCCGACCTTGTCGTGCGCCTGCCGGGCGGAAAGTCGATTGTCGTCGATTCGAAGACGCCGCTAGCGGCCTATTTGGAAGCTGTCGACGCCGCGGACGACGACTTGCGCAAGACACGCTTGCAGGATCACGCACGACAGGTGCGTCAGCATCTGAACGATCTGGGCAAGAAGTCGTACTTCGAGCAATTTGACCATGCCCCCGAGTTTGTCGTGCTGTTCCTGCCGGGCGAGGCGTTCTTTAGTGCTGCGCTCGAGCACGATCCGGCCCTGATCGAGGTGGGCGTCGAGCAGCGTGTGATCATTGCTACGCCCACGACCTTGATATCACTGCTGCGCGCCGTGTTCTACGGTTGGCGGCAGGAGCGGCTGGCCGACAATGCGCGGCAGATCAGCCAACTGGGCGCCGAGCTTTACAAGCGCGTGTCGGATATGGCGGGGCATCTGACGAAGCTGGGCAAGAATCTTGGCGCCGCGGCCAAGTCCTATAATGAAGCGATCGGCTCCTTGGAAACGCGCGTGCTGGTGACGACGCGCAAGTTTCGCGACCTGCAAGCAGCCGCGGGCGCCGACGATTTGGACGTGCTGGCTCCCATCGAAGTCGCCACCCGATCGCCGCAGGCCCCCGAGCTGTGCGGCGATGACGATTCGGTCATTCTCTCCCTGCCCCGGGCCGACAGGGTCGATGCGGCACACGCCACTTCTGATGTCGCCAGCAGCAGTGGCAAAAGACCGCTGCCGGCTGCCGAAGAGCGCCGCTAG